A section of the Streptomyces sp. NBC_00178 genome encodes:
- a CDS encoding MFS transporter, producing MHREGTPVGGTESVGGTDRPEAVRATAPRGTAPDADRARRPVAAALMLGMGLAAIDGTIVATAVPQIVGDLGGFSVFSWLFSGYLLAVTVTLPVYGKLSDTFGRKPVLIAGIVLFLTGSLLCAAAWNMAALIAFRVVQGLGGGALQGTVQTIAADLYPLKERPKIQAKLSTVWATSAVAGPAAGGLLAAYADWRWIFLINLPVGAVALWLVARHLHEPARPRPAVRPRVDWAGALAVFATGALLLTALVQGGVAWPWLSAPSLGLLAGTAALAALTVAIERRAAEPVIPGWVWRRRTIASVNLALGAMGLLMVAPTVFLPTYAQSVLGLGPIAAGFVLSVMTLSWPVSAALSDRVYNRIGFRRTAIIGISGALLVLLCFPLLPYPGSAWQPALLMLLLGATLGLFQLPLIVGVQSTVGWAERGTTTASVLFCRQVGQSVGAALFGAVANGVLASRLSDAPVPGLPGDLDAVSHALEDPAALSAAATDYLRRAVDTAVDHVFTGAAVAAALALLVLVVVAPRRFPVLDEHESAPPAPKD from the coding sequence ATGCATAGGGAAGGGACCCCGGTGGGCGGCACGGAGAGCGTCGGCGGTACGGACCGTCCGGAAGCGGTACGCGCAACGGCCCCCCGGGGCACGGCGCCGGACGCCGACCGGGCCCGAAGACCGGTCGCCGCGGCCCTGATGCTGGGCATGGGTCTCGCCGCCATCGACGGCACCATCGTCGCCACCGCCGTCCCGCAGATCGTCGGCGACCTCGGCGGTTTCTCCGTCTTCTCCTGGCTCTTCTCCGGCTACCTGCTGGCGGTGACCGTCACCCTGCCGGTGTACGGGAAACTCTCCGACACCTTCGGCCGCAAGCCCGTCCTGATCGCCGGCATCGTCCTGTTCCTCACCGGTTCCCTGCTCTGCGCCGCGGCGTGGAACATGGCGGCCCTGATCGCCTTCCGCGTCGTCCAGGGTCTGGGCGGCGGCGCCCTCCAGGGCACGGTGCAGACCATCGCGGCGGACCTGTACCCGCTCAAGGAACGCCCGAAGATCCAGGCGAAGCTGTCCACGGTCTGGGCCACGTCCGCCGTGGCGGGACCGGCCGCCGGCGGACTGCTCGCCGCGTACGCCGACTGGCGCTGGATCTTCCTGATCAACCTGCCGGTCGGCGCCGTCGCCCTGTGGCTGGTGGCCCGTCACCTCCACGAACCGGCCCGGCCGCGCCCCGCCGTCCGCCCCCGCGTCGACTGGGCGGGCGCCCTCGCCGTCTTCGCCACCGGTGCGCTCCTGCTGACCGCCCTCGTCCAGGGAGGGGTCGCCTGGCCGTGGCTCTCGGCGCCGTCACTGGGGCTGCTGGCCGGGACCGCCGCACTGGCCGCCCTGACCGTCGCCATCGAGCGGCGGGCCGCCGAACCGGTCATCCCCGGCTGGGTCTGGCGGCGCCGCACCATCGCCTCGGTCAACCTCGCCCTCGGCGCGATGGGCCTGCTGATGGTCGCCCCGACCGTCTTCCTGCCGACCTACGCCCAGTCGGTCCTCGGACTCGGCCCGATCGCCGCGGGGTTCGTGCTGTCCGTGATGACGCTGAGCTGGCCGGTCTCCGCCGCCCTGTCCGACCGGGTCTACAACCGCATCGGCTTCCGCCGTACCGCGATCATCGGCATCTCCGGCGCCCTGCTCGTCCTTCTCTGCTTCCCGCTGCTCCCCTACCCCGGCTCCGCCTGGCAGCCCGCGCTGCTGATGCTGCTGCTCGGGGCGACGCTCGGCCTGTTCCAGCTGCCCCTGATCGTCGGCGTCCAGTCGACGGTCGGATGGGCGGAGCGCGGGACGACGACGGCGTCCGTGCTCTTCTGCCGGCAGGTCGGCCAGAGCGTGGGCGCCGCCCTCTTCGGCGCCGTCGCGAACGGGGTGCTCGCCTCCCGGCTGTCCGACGCACCCGTCCCGGGCCTGCCCGGCGACCTGGACGCCGTCTCGCACGCCCTGGAGGACCCGGCCGCCCTCTCCGCCGCCGCGACGGACTATCTGCGCAGGGCCGTCGACACCGCCGTCGACCACGTGTTCACCGGTGCCGCGGTCGCCGCGGCCCTCGCCCTGCTGGTGCTCGTCGTGGTCGCCCCGCGCCGCTTTCCCGTGCTGGACGAGCACGAGAGCGCTCCCCCGGCGCCCAAGGACTAG
- a CDS encoding sodium/solute symporter, with amino-acid sequence MNGFDESAQTMSLTAFIAVASVTLLLCVMTGPDRDDLDEYYTGYRSLGPLRNGLAVAGDYLSAATVLGTTGVIALTGHDGVVLALSTALSLVLLMFLLAEPLRNAGRFTMGDMLTRRAPGRAARIASCTVTLAALLPLMVVQLAGSGNLLSFILGFDSSGFRTGSIITLGVVMTGYAAIGGMKGTALIQIVKTVVLLGAGLLVSVLVLDRFDWDTGALLRAAETGSGAGVAYLHAGLQFGGNDLDMISSELTVVLGAACLPHITMRMTGVRDARAVRRSMSWAVCVVVGLCLLLTVIGFGAAALVGHDRITAAGAQGNSAILEVSGAVAGGGEIGALIVTTMTTAIFLTLLASVAGMILACANSLAHDLFHHGLRARAAMDPRTELVTARGSAVAVGTLAVTLAVLARHWNVQALVTLSFCIGASAIAPALVYSMFWRRYTRTGLLWTLLGGTACVLVLITGTDLVSGSPGSVFPHRDFNWFPLTTTGLVSIPFGFLAGWLGSVRGGDDDSAAQRRRYEAVEPWILAGAPPAGRR; translated from the coding sequence GTGAACGGGTTCGACGAGTCGGCCCAGACCATGTCCCTGACCGCGTTCATCGCCGTGGCCAGCGTCACCCTGCTGCTCTGCGTGATGACCGGCCCCGACCGCGACGACCTCGACGAGTACTACACCGGCTACCGCTCGCTCGGCCCCCTGCGCAACGGCCTCGCCGTCGCCGGTGACTACCTCTCCGCCGCCACGGTCCTCGGCACCACCGGGGTCATCGCCCTCACCGGCCACGACGGCGTCGTCCTCGCCCTCAGCACGGCGCTCTCCCTCGTCCTGCTGATGTTCCTGCTGGCCGAACCCCTGCGCAACGCGGGCCGGTTCACCATGGGCGACATGCTCACCCGCCGGGCCCCCGGCCGGGCCGCCCGCATCGCCTCCTGCACGGTCACCCTCGCCGCCCTGCTGCCGCTGATGGTCGTCCAGCTCGCCGGCAGCGGGAACCTGCTCTCCTTCATCCTCGGCTTCGACAGCTCCGGGTTCCGCACCGGATCGATCATCACCCTCGGCGTCGTCATGACCGGCTACGCGGCCATCGGCGGCATGAAGGGCACCGCCCTCATCCAGATCGTCAAGACCGTCGTCCTGCTCGGCGCCGGGCTCCTCGTCTCCGTCCTCGTCCTCGACCGCTTCGACTGGGACACCGGCGCACTCCTGCGCGCCGCGGAGACCGGCAGCGGCGCGGGCGTCGCCTACCTGCACGCGGGACTGCAGTTCGGCGGCAACGACCTCGACATGATCAGCTCCGAACTGACCGTCGTCCTCGGCGCCGCCTGCCTGCCCCACATCACCATGCGGATGACGGGGGTCCGCGACGCCCGGGCCGTGCGCCGCTCCATGTCCTGGGCGGTCTGCGTCGTCGTCGGCCTCTGCCTGCTGCTCACCGTCATCGGCTTCGGAGCCGCAGCCCTCGTCGGGCACGACCGCATCACCGCCGCGGGCGCCCAGGGGAACAGCGCGATCCTCGAGGTCTCGGGAGCCGTCGCGGGCGGCGGCGAGATCGGGGCGCTGATCGTCACGACCATGACCACCGCCATCTTCCTGACCCTGCTGGCCTCCGTCGCCGGAATGATCCTGGCCTGCGCCAACTCCCTCGCCCACGACCTGTTCCACCACGGGCTGCGCGCCCGCGCCGCCATGGACCCCCGCACCGAACTGGTCACCGCACGCGGCTCGGCCGTCGCCGTGGGCACCCTCGCCGTCACCCTGGCCGTCCTCGCCCGCCACTGGAACGTGCAGGCCCTGGTGACCCTGTCCTTCTGCATCGGGGCGTCCGCCATCGCCCCGGCACTCGTCTACAGCATGTTCTGGCGCCGCTACACCCGCACCGGGCTGCTCTGGACCCTCCTCGGCGGCACGGCGTGCGTCCTCGTCCTCATCACCGGCACCGACCTGGTCTCCGGGTCACCCGGATCCGTCTTCCCCCACCGCGACTTCAACTGGTTCCCGCTCACCACGACCGGGCTGGTCTCCATCCCCTTCGGCTTCCTCGCCGGATGGCTGGGCAGCGTTCGGGGCGGCGACGACGACAGTGCCGCGCAGCGCCGCCGGTACGAAGCCGTCGAGCCCTGGATCCTGGCCGGAGCCCCGCCCGCCGGACGCCGGTGA
- a CDS encoding ABC transporter permease — protein sequence MTVWKTSMRNFLAHKGRMALSAVAVLLSVAFVCGTLVFTDTMNTTFDKLFAATSADVTVSPKAAGGADDIPENGKPAALPQSVVSEVAGADGVKKAEGAVTSMAVTLVDSHDKNLGSDTGAPTIAGNWTENDLRSMEITSGHAPRGPTEAMIDADTAEKHHLKIGDEVRTIAVTGDIRAKVTGIASFTVTNPGAAVVYLDTATAQQKLLGAPGVFTHIAVTAEPGVSDAQLKRNVGAVLGDQGAYKLRTQKESAADNKDSMGSFLDVMKYAMLGFAGIAFLVGIFLIVNTFSMLVAQRTREIGLMRAIGSSRKQVNRSVLIEAVLLGIVGSVLGVGAGIGLAVGLMKLMGAMGMELSTRDLTIAWTTPVIGLVLGIVVTVLAAYIPARRAGKVSPMAALRDAGTPADARSGWVRAALGLVLTGAGAAGLWATTRVDDATEGSLYLGLGVVLTLIGFIVIGPLLAGGIVRVLGAVVLRLFGPVGRLAERNALRNPRRTGATGAALMIGLALVACLSVVGSSMVASATDELDKSVGTDFIVQSNTGQLIVPQAAQAMEKVPGIARVTDYKVLSAKLTNPDGSTVDEDVTAADPTYPQDLRRKTVAGDLAKAYGADSMSVGSDYAALHKIKAGDEITVAFKAGETAKLKVAAITSDETNVDKGAMYINVTTAERYVSADRMPTNMIMFASAEDGKEKEAYAALKSALAPYPQYKVQNQADFKEDLKDQIGQLLNIVYGLLALAIIVAVLGVVNTLALSVVERTREIGLMRAIGLSRRQLRRMIRLESVVIALFGALLGLGLGMGWGTSAQKLLALEGLGVLEIPWPTILTVFVASAFVGLFAALVPAFRAGRMNVLNAIATDG from the coding sequence ATGACCGTGTGGAAGACCTCGATGCGCAACTTCCTGGCGCACAAGGGGCGGATGGCGCTGTCCGCCGTCGCGGTCCTGCTGTCGGTGGCGTTCGTGTGCGGCACGCTCGTCTTCACGGACACCATGAACACCACCTTCGACAAGCTCTTCGCCGCGACCTCCGCCGACGTGACGGTCAGTCCCAAGGCGGCCGGCGGCGCCGACGACATCCCGGAGAACGGCAAGCCCGCGGCACTGCCGCAGTCCGTCGTGTCCGAGGTCGCGGGCGCCGACGGTGTGAAGAAGGCCGAGGGCGCCGTCACGAGCATGGCCGTCACACTGGTCGACAGCCACGACAAGAACCTCGGTTCGGACACCGGTGCCCCGACCATCGCGGGCAACTGGACCGAGAACGACCTGCGGTCCATGGAGATCACCTCCGGCCACGCCCCGCGCGGCCCCACCGAGGCGATGATCGACGCGGACACGGCGGAGAAGCACCACCTGAAGATCGGTGACGAGGTGCGCACCATCGCCGTCACCGGGGACATCCGGGCGAAGGTCACCGGTATCGCCTCGTTCACCGTGACCAACCCCGGTGCGGCCGTCGTCTACCTCGACACCGCCACCGCCCAGCAGAAGCTCCTGGGCGCCCCCGGCGTGTTCACGCACATCGCCGTCACCGCCGAACCCGGCGTGAGCGATGCGCAGTTGAAGCGGAACGTCGGCGCGGTCCTGGGCGACCAGGGGGCGTACAAGCTCCGGACCCAGAAGGAGAGCGCGGCGGACAACAAGGACTCCATGGGCTCGTTCCTGGACGTCATGAAGTACGCGATGCTCGGGTTCGCCGGGATCGCGTTCCTCGTCGGCATCTTCCTGATCGTCAACACCTTCTCGATGCTCGTCGCCCAGCGCACCCGTGAGATCGGCCTGATGCGGGCCATCGGCTCCAGCCGCAAGCAGGTCAACCGGTCCGTGCTCATCGAGGCGGTCCTGCTGGGCATCGTCGGATCGGTCCTGGGTGTCGGGGCGGGCATCGGCCTCGCCGTCGGGCTGATGAAGCTCATGGGTGCCATGGGCATGGAACTGTCGACCAGGGACCTCACCATCGCCTGGACGACGCCGGTGATCGGGCTGGTGCTCGGCATCGTCGTCACCGTCCTCGCCGCGTACATCCCGGCCCGCCGGGCCGGCAAGGTCTCCCCGATGGCAGCGCTGCGCGACGCCGGTACCCCCGCCGACGCCAGGTCCGGCTGGGTCCGGGCTGCCCTGGGGCTCGTCCTGACCGGTGCGGGCGCCGCCGGCCTCTGGGCGACGACCCGGGTGGACGACGCGACCGAGGGTTCGCTCTACCTGGGCCTCGGCGTGGTCCTCACCCTGATCGGCTTCATCGTGATCGGCCCGCTGCTCGCCGGGGGGATCGTGCGGGTCCTCGGTGCCGTCGTCCTGCGGCTGTTCGGGCCCGTAGGCCGGCTGGCGGAGCGCAACGCACTGCGCAACCCGCGCCGTACGGGAGCGACGGGCGCCGCCCTGATGATCGGCCTGGCCCTGGTCGCCTGCCTCTCGGTCGTCGGCTCCTCCATGGTCGCCTCGGCCACCGACGAGCTCGACAAGTCGGTCGGCACGGACTTCATCGTCCAGTCGAACACGGGCCAGCTGATCGTGCCGCAGGCCGCGCAGGCCATGGAGAAGGTGCCGGGCATCGCGCGCGTCACCGACTACAAGGTCCTCTCCGCGAAGCTCACCAACCCCGACGGCTCGACCGTCGACGAGGACGTCACCGCGGCCGACCCGACCTACCCGCAGGACCTGCGGCGCAAGACCGTCGCCGGGGACCTCGCGAAGGCCTACGGCGCGGACTCGATGTCGGTCGGCTCGGACTACGCCGCCCTCCACAAGATCAAGGCCGGGGACGAGATCACCGTCGCGTTCAAGGCCGGTGAGACCGCGAAGCTCAAGGTCGCCGCGATCACCTCGGACGAGACGAACGTCGACAAGGGCGCGATGTACATCAACGTCACGACCGCCGAGCGCTACGTCTCCGCCGACAGGATGCCCACGAACATGATCATGTTCGCCTCGGCCGAGGACGGCAAGGAGAAGGAGGCGTACGCCGCGCTCAAGAGCGCCCTCGCCCCGTACCCGCAGTACAAGGTGCAGAACCAGGCCGACTTCAAGGAGGACCTGAAGGACCAGATCGGCCAGCTGCTGAACATCGTGTACGGCCTGCTCGCCCTGGCGATCATCGTGGCGGTGCTGGGTGTCGTGAACACCCTGGCCCTGTCGGTCGTCGAGCGGACCCGGGAGATCGGCCTGATGCGGGCGATCGGCCTCTCCCGCCGCCAGCTGCGCCGGATGATCCGGCTGGAGTCCGTGGTGATCGCCCTCTTCGGCGCCCTGCTCGGACTCGGCCTGGGCATGGGCTGGGGAACCTCGGCCCAGAAGCTGCTCGCCCTCGAAGGCCTCGGGGTCCTGGAGATCCCCTGGCCGACGATCCTCACGGTGTTCGTCGCCTCGGCCTTCGTCGGACTGTTCGCCGCCCTGGTCCCGGCCTTCCGGGCCGGCCGGATGAACGTCCTGAACGCCATCGCCACGGACGGGTGA
- a CDS encoding DUF485 domain-containing protein produces the protein MPYDSQPPPYPHHPPPPRQPPRPHRPPPPPYPGDYLLPWQSSPPPGPPRPRPPAPRRASAPGHHGDLRRLRTAYRLLRRVSTLTALGYFTLFLLLSGYAPALMTRPVGDSGLTTGLLLGLCQLPVTLTAIALYEWTARRTVDPLCAGLRDRAAGGVTDTRRTTDRGTGAGR, from the coding sequence TTGCCGTACGACTCGCAGCCGCCCCCGTACCCGCACCACCCCCCGCCGCCCCGGCAGCCCCCACGCCCCCACCGGCCGCCACCGCCGCCCTACCCCGGCGACTACCTGCTGCCCTGGCAGAGCTCCCCGCCGCCGGGACCGCCCCGCCCCCGGCCACCGGCCCCGCGCCGGGCCTCCGCACCCGGCCACCACGGCGACCTCCGCCGGCTCCGCACCGCCTACCGCCTGCTGCGCCGCGTATCGACCCTCACCGCGCTCGGCTACTTCACCCTCTTCCTCCTCCTCTCCGGCTACGCCCCCGCCCTCATGACCCGCCCCGTGGGCGACAGCGGGCTCACCACCGGCCTCCTCCTCGGCCTGTGCCAGCTCCCCGTCACCCTCACGGCCATCGCCCTGTACGAGTGGACGGCCCGGCGCACCGTCGACCCGCTCTGCGCGGGACTGCGCGACCGGGCCGCCGGCGGGGTCACGGACACCCGGCGGACCACGGACCGCGGGACGGGAGCGGGCCGGTGA
- a CDS encoding ABC transporter ATP-binding protein, with protein sequence MTTAVTIPRHGDTGGRTAVAARARQVVKAYGAGETRVVALDHVDVDIARGQFTAIMGPSGSGKSTLMHCLAGLDTVTSGHIHLADTEITGLKDKKLTQLRRDRIGFIFQAFNLLPTLNAIENITLPMDIAGRKPDAAWLRQVVETVGLADRLKHRPTQLSGGQQQRVAVARALAARPEIIFGDEPTGNLDSRAGAEVLSFLRKSVDELGQTIVMVTHDPVAASYADRVLYLADGSIVDEMQNPTAEQVLDRMKDFDARGRTS encoded by the coding sequence GTGACAACGGCTGTGACCATTCCCAGGCACGGGGACACCGGAGGGCGTACAGCCGTCGCTGCGCGGGCGCGGCAGGTCGTCAAGGCGTACGGGGCGGGGGAGACCAGGGTGGTGGCCCTCGACCACGTCGACGTGGACATCGCCCGCGGGCAGTTCACCGCGATCATGGGCCCGTCCGGGTCGGGCAAGTCGACCCTGATGCACTGCCTCGCCGGCCTGGACACGGTGACCTCCGGTCACATCCACCTGGCCGACACCGAGATCACCGGTCTCAAGGACAAGAAGCTCACCCAGCTGCGCCGGGACCGGATCGGGTTCATCTTCCAGGCGTTCAACCTGCTCCCGACGCTCAACGCGATCGAGAACATCACGCTGCCGATGGACATCGCCGGCCGCAAGCCCGACGCCGCCTGGCTGCGCCAGGTCGTGGAGACCGTCGGTCTCGCCGACCGGCTGAAGCACCGGCCCACCCAGCTCTCCGGCGGTCAGCAGCAGCGCGTCGCGGTGGCCAGGGCGCTCGCGGCCCGGCCCGAGATCATCTTCGGCGACGAGCCGACCGGGAACCTCGACTCGCGGGCCGGCGCCGAGGTGCTGTCCTTCCTCCGCAAGTCCGTGGACGAGCTGGGCCAGACCATCGTCATGGTCACGCACGACCCGGTGGCCGCCTCGTACGCGGACCGGGTGCTGTACCTCGCGGACGGATCGATCGTCGACGAGATGCAGAACCCCACGGCCGAGCAGGTCCTCGACCGCATGAAGGACTTCGACGCGCGCGGGCGGACGTCATGA
- a CDS encoding SUKH-4 family immunity protein, translating into MVTFAQAQERADEWVNGDVPAYQHREVRVREFELGFVVWAEDRAEGPVSDGGRQRLVIARDSGEATLWPGLPVGEVIRRYEEEYGVSAGAQDVAEPPQRIDLNQTSFLLSPPEWLQEAADKLGIPDRRPGAGESSRTAAAPAAPSAGSGPGAAAGVAGGAAWPAAADEEDHEPTASDGVPAGGTPWAGTDTNAHEGAGVPLPATVFAPPLSGSDDDGTPPPVVPAEAPTALMSGGSGLPATAVVPGLDPQGPRPGPAGPGALAAPGAPAVPGAPAPGAGDIADASTSRAVVPPRGARGAGPTTPPPPGAPGTPGMPPGAPGGPAGGYVPTQLVSQLGPPAGPPPPGVPQPPAPPGPPGPPGSTPPADGAAHHDATVFAGTGGPGAPRPPGPPGPPGAPQPGVTPPGPPGPPPGPTPPPGGGVHHAATMLAGPGAPQPPGPPGVPGASGTVPPPGAHTPPPGAYGHPQQPSGRPTVGPGYQAVLRFRAADGSEQQLIRRSEPGTPHPEWRMLHELRGMNVPPQQVIELHTELESCELPGGYCARMIRETWPQVRITSVAPYGTDHASRQQGMQHLLTHQGELHQVADGPARPAPVRAPLPQVPPAPALPPEALAEEMHGAFGPNGVLRFDQRAVSRQGVPEVVARTLVWAGLPVDFGPFFWAQPGHPVVPTLAELAAQRQVQPASDAGSYLVMGSDFGRAVCVQYGTANIVAVPVEAGPGGQPVPPQFVNTGLPEFVRSMALLGRMWRLRFGLNPEQAGRWTVDFQAQLVALDPAALASPESWWSVLLEQMWDGLL; encoded by the coding sequence GTGGTGACGTTCGCGCAGGCGCAGGAGCGTGCGGATGAGTGGGTCAACGGTGATGTGCCCGCGTATCAGCACCGCGAGGTCCGGGTCCGTGAGTTCGAGCTGGGTTTCGTGGTGTGGGCCGAGGACCGGGCCGAGGGTCCGGTGTCGGACGGTGGCCGTCAGCGGCTGGTGATCGCCCGGGACAGTGGTGAGGCGACGTTGTGGCCGGGGCTGCCGGTGGGTGAGGTGATACGGCGGTACGAGGAGGAGTACGGGGTCTCGGCCGGGGCGCAGGACGTGGCGGAGCCGCCGCAGCGCATCGATCTGAACCAGACGTCGTTCCTGCTGAGTCCGCCGGAGTGGCTTCAGGAGGCGGCGGACAAGCTGGGGATCCCGGACCGGCGTCCGGGTGCGGGGGAGTCCTCGCGGACCGCTGCCGCTCCCGCCGCTCCTTCGGCGGGCTCCGGTCCGGGAGCCGCGGCCGGCGTGGCCGGCGGGGCCGCGTGGCCGGCTGCCGCCGACGAGGAGGACCACGAGCCGACGGCTTCGGACGGTGTGCCGGCCGGGGGTACTCCGTGGGCGGGTACGGACACGAACGCGCACGAGGGGGCCGGGGTGCCGCTGCCGGCGACGGTGTTCGCGCCGCCGCTGTCGGGTTCGGACGACGACGGGACTCCGCCTCCGGTCGTCCCGGCGGAGGCGCCGACGGCGTTGATGTCGGGGGGCAGCGGGCTGCCTGCGACGGCGGTGGTCCCGGGGCTCGATCCTCAGGGTCCGCGGCCGGGACCGGCCGGTCCGGGGGCTCTCGCGGCGCCGGGTGCCCCGGCTGTTCCGGGTGCTCCGGCGCCGGGTGCCGGGGACATCGCGGACGCCTCGACGAGCAGGGCCGTGGTGCCTCCCAGGGGTGCGCGGGGTGCGGGGCCGACGACTCCGCCGCCTCCCGGGGCGCCGGGTACGCCCGGGATGCCGCCGGGTGCGCCTGGTGGGCCCGCGGGCGGTTACGTGCCGACGCAACTGGTCTCGCAGCTGGGCCCGCCCGCCGGGCCGCCGCCTCCGGGTGTGCCGCAGCCGCCTGCTCCTCCCGGGCCCCCGGGGCCGCCCGGTTCCACGCCGCCCGCGGACGGTGCGGCGCACCATGACGCGACGGTGTTCGCGGGCACGGGCGGCCCGGGCGCGCCGCGTCCGCCGGGGCCTCCGGGACCGCCGGGTGCTCCGCAGCCGGGTGTGACGCCTCCGGGGCCGCCCGGGCCCCCTCCCGGTCCCACGCCGCCTCCGGGTGGCGGGGTGCACCACGCTGCGACGATGCTGGCGGGCCCCGGTGCTCCGCAGCCTCCGGGCCCTCCCGGTGTTCCGGGTGCTTCCGGGACGGTGCCGCCGCCCGGTGCGCACACGCCACCGCCCGGGGCGTACGGCCATCCGCAGCAGCCGTCGGGTCGGCCGACGGTCGGCCCTGGGTACCAGGCCGTGCTGAGGTTCCGCGCGGCCGACGGCAGCGAGCAGCAGCTGATCCGGCGCTCGGAGCCGGGTACTCCGCATCCGGAGTGGCGGATGCTGCACGAGCTGCGCGGCATGAACGTGCCGCCGCAGCAAGTCATCGAGCTGCACACGGAGCTGGAGTCCTGTGAGCTGCCGGGTGGTTACTGCGCGCGGATGATCCGTGAGACGTGGCCGCAGGTGCGGATCACGAGTGTCGCCCCGTACGGCACCGATCATGCGAGCCGGCAGCAGGGGATGCAGCATCTGCTGACGCATCAGGGCGAGTTGCACCAGGTGGCGGACGGGCCCGCGCGGCCCGCTCCGGTGCGGGCGCCGCTGCCGCAGGTGCCGCCGGCCCCGGCGCTGCCGCCGGAGGCGCTGGCGGAGGAGATGCACGGGGCGTTCGGACCGAACGGTGTGCTGCGGTTCGACCAGCGTGCCGTGTCCCGTCAGGGTGTGCCGGAGGTCGTGGCGCGGACGCTGGTCTGGGCGGGGCTGCCCGTCGACTTCGGGCCGTTCTTCTGGGCGCAGCCGGGTCATCCGGTGGTGCCGACGCTGGCGGAGCTCGCGGCGCAGCGGCAGGTGCAGCCCGCGTCGGACGCGGGTTCGTATCTGGTGATGGGGTCGGACTTCGGCCGGGCGGTCTGTGTGCAGTACGGGACGGCGAACATCGTGGCCGTTCCGGTGGAGGCGGGTCCGGGCGGTCAGCCGGTGCCGCCGCAGTTCGTGAACACGGGGCTGCCGGAGTTCGTGCGGTCGATGGCGCTGCTGGGGCGGATGTGGCGGTTGCGGTTCGGCTTGAATCCGGAGCAGGCGGGCCGCTGGACGGTCGATTTCCAGGCGCAGTTGGTGGCGCTGGATCCGGCGGCGCTGGCGTCTCCGGAGAGCTGGTGGTCGGTCCTGCTGGAGCAGATGTGGGACGGCCTGCTGTGA
- a CDS encoding cellulose-binding protein: MSGGPVSAHGFVGVRGRGYSPEQVDRAVSSLSAERDAALDRISRLTALGEELAAESARLAGVVASLAPQTYVSLGERAQRILALAEAEAEAARGAALEEAQALRDAADEAGRAAREAARERSGEVRAAADAAAEKELAAARDRAGSLVEDARREAGETRGAADAEMAETRRRTAGVLTHQEQEHTERGKAVDAETAAAESAMAEREAELAARGEALLAQGRKRSAEAEEAARHRQEDAEARAAELLSEARAAEERVGRETDRILREHLESREELQAHMTHVRNSLAALTGRVPAGPAGG, translated from the coding sequence ATGAGTGGTGGACCGGTGTCCGCGCACGGTTTTGTCGGCGTACGGGGGCGTGGCTACAGCCCTGAGCAGGTGGACCGGGCGGTGTCCTCGCTGTCGGCGGAGCGGGACGCGGCTCTGGACCGGATCTCCCGGCTGACCGCACTGGGGGAGGAACTGGCCGCCGAGTCCGCGCGGCTGGCCGGGGTGGTGGCCTCGCTGGCACCGCAGACGTACGTGTCGCTGGGGGAGCGGGCGCAGCGGATCCTGGCCCTGGCGGAGGCCGAGGCGGAGGCGGCGCGCGGTGCGGCGCTGGAGGAGGCGCAGGCGCTGCGGGACGCGGCGGACGAGGCGGGCCGGGCGGCGCGTGAGGCGGCGAGGGAACGTTCCGGTGAGGTCCGGGCGGCGGCGGACGCAGCCGCGGAGAAGGAGCTGGCCGCGGCGCGGGACCGTGCCGGGTCGCTGGTGGAGGACGCGCGCCGGGAGGCCGGCGAGACGCGCGGGGCGGCGGACGCGGAGATGGCCGAGACGCGCCGCCGTACGGCCGGTGTGCTGACGCACCAGGAGCAGGAGCACACCGAGCGGGGCAAGGCGGTGGACGCCGAGACCGCCGCCGCGGAGTCCGCCATGGCGGAGCGCGAGGCCGAGCTGGCCGCTCGCGGGGAGGCGCTGCTCGCCCAGGGGCGGAAGCGGTCCGCGGAGGCGGAGGAGGCGGCCCGGCACCGTCAGGAGGACGCGGAGGCGCGGGCCGCCGAGCTGCTGTCGGAGGCGAGGGCGGCCGAGGAGCGGGTGGGCCGGGAGACGGACCGGATCCTGCGGGAACACCTGGAGAGCCGCGAGGAGTTGCAGGCGCACATGACGCACGTGCGGAACTCGCTGGCGGCGCTGACCGGGCGCGTCCCGGCGGGTCCGGCGGGGGGCTGA